The following nucleotide sequence is from Thermostaphylospora chromogena.
GGCCTGCACCCGCGTCGTCGCCGAACCGGACGTGACCAACACCGCCTCGCTGCGGGCGTTCGCCACCGCCGGATTCCGCAGGGTGGGCGAGGTGACGATGCCGCACAAAACGGCCGCGTTGCTGGTCCGGCCGCGTACCGAGGAGGACCTGCCCCGGTGGTGAATCACACGGCCGGTGCACCCGAGACCGGCGAGCGGATCCTCGACCTGGCGGGTATCGGCTTCGGACCGTCCAACCTGGCCCTGGCGGTCGCCCTGGCCGAACGGGACGCCGACGGCCGCGCGCCCCGCGACCGGCTTTCCGCGGTGTTCCTGGAGAAGCAGGAGAGGTTCGGCTGGCACCGCGGCATGCTGATCGACGGCGCCACGATGCAGGTCTCCTTCCTCAAGGACCTGGTCACCATGCGCAACCCGGCCAGCCGCTACAGCTTCGTCAGCTACCTGCACGCCAAAGGCAGGCTGGCGGACTTCATCAACTGCAAGACCCTCTTCCCCACGCGCGCGGAGTTCCACGACTACCTGGAATGGGTGGCCGCCGACTTCGCCGACGTGGTCCGCTACGGCGCGGAGGTGGTCACCGTACGACCCGTCGCCGACGACGACGGCGAGATCGCCTTCCTCGACATCGTGGTGCAGCGCGGCGGCACCGACGGCGACCTGACCGCCTACCGGGCGCGCAACATCGTCCTGGCGGCGGGCCTGCGCCCGGCGCTGCCGCCCGGTGTCGTCACCGGCGAGCGGGTGTGGCACAGCCAGGAGCTGCTGCCCCGCCTGGCCGACCTCCCCGAGCGGGAGCCGCGCCGCTTCGTCGTGGTCGGCGCGGGCCAGAGCGCCGCCGAAGCCGCCGAGTACCTACACCGCCGCTACCCCACGGCCGAGGTCTGCGCGGTCTTCGCCCGCTACGGCTACAGCCCCGCCGACGACAGCCCCTTCGCCAACGCCATCTTCGACCCGGCGGCGGTGGACGCCTTCTACGCC
It contains:
- a CDS encoding lysine N(6)-hydroxylase/L-ornithine N(5)-oxygenase family protein; the encoded protein is MVNHTAGAPETGERILDLAGIGFGPSNLALAVALAERDADGRAPRDRLSAVFLEKQERFGWHRGMLIDGATMQVSFLKDLVTMRNPASRYSFVSYLHAKGRLADFINCKTLFPTRAEFHDYLEWVAADFADVVRYGAEVVTVRPVADDDGEIAFLDIVVQRGGTDGDLTAYRARNIVLAAGLRPALPPGVVTGERVWHSQELLPRLADLPEREPRRFVVVGAGQSAAEAAEYLHRRYPTAEVCAVFARYGYSPADDSPFANAIFDPAAVDAFYAAPREVKDMLLDYHANTNYSVVDVDLLHELYRRVYAEKTAGAPRLRVMNVSKVTDVDAGPSGVTVRVTSLATGRSETLAADAVVYCTGYRPVDPLDLLGAAGEYCLRDEDGRLRVDRDHRVLTSPGMRCGIYLQGATEHTHGITSTLLSTTAVRAGEIVRSLLDREPATTGESMR